AGATATGTGAGTGTTGATGATGGGCTTAGGTACTTGCAACATTTTCTTGTACCATCTCCCTTGTAATATTTTCTcatcttttgtttcttcttgctTCAATGAAGTTCATATACTAAAGCTTTTGCCTTTCTTGCTTTTTCTTGATCAGTGACTACGATGGGAATAGAGATGCAGGAAATAGGATTTTGAATGACTAAACTGCCCCCAGAAGTTTACTAAAATTACAATAGTCTCTTCCCGCCTCTTTATAAGTGGCTTGCAATGTACATTTCGGAActcaaaaaactgaaaaacaaatGGCGCCCAGAAAGGCCTCTCCTCCGTCTCTCTCtccaatcccaatcccaatcgGTACTGGAGAATAAAAACCCTAATCCTTGGAAGCCCTAGAAATCGGTTTCTTCAATTTCACTTGTCAACAGTAAGAATTAAGAAATATCTAATTCTTTCGTATAATATTTTTGGCAGGTAATTGCGAGGTTATGGTTGAAGCAAAGGGCTTCAATTGCAAATCCGATCAAAATAGCCTTTCGATTTTCCTCTCCAGAAATGCCAAAATCAGAGTTTCAGgtacttttccttttctttggaTGTATTGAAAAGATATAGCCAGAGTAGCAAACAATGTGCTGTCGCATCAGTAATAATCGTCAACTGGTGTTctgaaatagtttttttttttgtttacgcCCTTATGGGGAATTATTGAGCTGAAATTAAACTAGGTAACATGCTCAAAGTTccgatttttttcttctcaattttgtttatttatttattttcgtcGATGAAGTCAATGGAGCTGAGTTACTGTGGACGTCTCTCATTTATTTAATTGTGGCAGTGAGGGAAGAGGTGAATAGAAAGTGTGATAATGATGAGAAAGCTCCGAAGTTTGAGGATGATTATGGATTTTTGCTTGTTAATCCGAAAGATGGTGATAGCTTTAGCAAATCTTGTCTTCAGGTGCATATCTTTCTCATgtgtgtatattttttttttgtcaataagCGGGGTAGGGAATGACCCATGACCTCTTGGTCAATTAGAATTTAAAGGTAGGGGTCTTAGCCATCTTGGCTAAGACTTACTTCCTTGAATCTGAGTGTACTTAGGTTTAGTTTTCAAGTCATATTGTTTATTTCAAATTATCATTGTGCTCACAAGCAGGTGTGAATTTTTGTATACaggaagtgctaaatttatacATGCAAGAGTTACCCACGATGAGTTATGCGGCAAATACTGGAAAGAAGTCGTCGTTTCTTGAACAATGTGTCTCAAATGGGTAAAGGATGCCTGTGCTTTCCTGATCTATCTGTTTTCTTTGGCGTGCTTCAATCAAAATGGGTTCCTCCTTTTGCGGTTATGAATTATGTTATTCTGACTGAATTTACTAGTAATTTGCTAATTTGTTTAGATGATCCAGGCATATCAGGTATTGTTAATTATTATCaactttttttgaatgggaaatTAGTGGTTGAGGTGGGGAGCGGGGGGAGAGGGGGTTTGAACCCATGATCTCTTGGTCATGTGGCAGGGGGCTTGCCACAGGAGCAAGTCTGAATCCGtatgatttattatttatttattgtagtTACAAGAGTTGAATTCAGGagagttttgacttttgacgATTAGTTTATCTATTCTGCAGGAAATATTGTACTCTGCTTTTGAATTCCAAGTTCATGGAATGCTCGGAAAAGGTAAGCTTGCTAACTTTACCGGAGGATAGCTGTTTCTTAATGATCTTCTTGGTAGCTGTTTCTTAATGATCTTCTTTACCAGATGCTAGCTGCAATTACCTATCAAATAGTTCCTGCTGACACACAGTATGCTGAGATTCCTCTTGCTGCTGTTAGGTCAAACTACCAACACAAGGTTTGTTCTTCATTTGCAGTTTCCATCGTGCTACATTTTGATTCTTCTCTTCACtcaacaaataaaacaaataatttgCATTTGTGAATTATTTCATTAGATACGTAAAGTTGAAAATCACCAAATGCATAGTGTAAAGCAACTAATTTCATTAGATATCCAGCACTAAGTAAGATTAACACTTTAACCTGAATAAATTCTTGATACGTGATTGCAACTTCAGGATGGGTATTTATACTATAGTAGATTTGCAACTATGATTTCATATCACATGCATTTTTGTGAATTTAAGAGTGTTAACAGCAGTTAAAACTTGAGTTCACTTTGTACGTTTTATTGCACTTATTTTCCCCCATCCAAATGCTGCCATGCCATCCgcttaatttctttctttctttttgcctTATCATTTCTTAACTAATATGGAAATTGTTTACAAGTTAAGTTGGTGTATTTTCATTGcatttagggttttggttgcttaTTGTACATGGAATTGCGGAGGAGACTTCAAAGTGTTGGTATTCACACTATATACTGTTGGGGAGATGTGGAATCTGAAGGTTTTTGGATTAAACAGGTAGGTCAAGGGTGGACCATAACTCCTCTTCGTTTAAATAATGCTCTTAAATATGCAAAAACTGAGGCTGAGAAACTACTTTTTGTATAAGAATGCATAATGTTGTAGTGAACGACATTCTATGGTAAGATGAAATTGCTATGTGGTTTTTGATTTTCGGATCTTATCTCCAAAACAAGCGCAGGGTTTTGCATCAATAGCCAATGTGGACAAGAAGGGTCGAGCTCGCAGGCTGCCTATCAAGTCTGATATTCGCAGAACATTGTGCTTTCCTGGGGGTTCAACCCTTATGGTGGCTCATCTTAATAGGGACACTTTGGATAACCCTGCTGACTCTTTAAAGTTTGTTGAGCAATTGATACAAGATGGATTATCTTCTAGAAATGATAAGGCAGATGGTGAGGAcagttaattatatatattttgacaTGTGTAactttcgaaaaaaaaaactttgtcaTTTGCTTTTGTGATTTTAAGCTAGGAAAATGTTTGAAGGCCTTGTGAGGAAAAAAATAACTTGATTCTGTTTATTTTGAGCAGGCTTTTGTCAAACCCATGATGCAAAGCAAGGTTGTGGGGATGCTGCTCCTTCTGAGAGAGTGCTCTGCAACAATATGGCTACTTGCGGAGAACCAACAAATGTTGGATCTAGTGGTGGCGTAAATCTCTGCACTTGCTCAACACAAAATGCAAAGAGGAAGGTTTGGGAAGCCTCACTATCTTCGTTGAAATCAAAAAAAGTGAAGGGAAGCCATCTTCTGGATTGCTCATCAGAGTCTGCGTGGGGTCTAATTCCTGAAAGTGACTGTACTGCTCCTTGTTTTAATGGATGCTCCTGGGAAATGGTAAATAATTCTATAGAAGGCAAACCATTTGAGATGACATCAAAAGCTCTTGTCGGTAAAGAAGTTTGTTCAAATGGAGAATATTTAAAAGTAATGTTGATGAATATTGCTGACGATACCAAGAAAACGAGTCTGACAAAGGTATCTCCCATTCGCTTAATTTGGTTGCAAACTGATGTGACAGGAACGTGCAGTATCTCCGTGTGTATGTCTATGgattttgtgtgttttgttgAATGTTGATCATCAACCTTCTCCATGTAGGTAATTGAAATGCTTGGTGGAGCTGTTACCTGTGATGGGAGTGCAAGCACACATGTTGTTACCGGGAAAGTGAGAAAAACATTGAATTTCTGCACTGCTCTCTGTTCAGGGTTAGTTCTGATTTTTTCATCATTAACCTAGTttacatttataattataaaatcTTCTCCAGCCAGTCAACACAAATATCTATACATTTTATTATCACAATTGCCGtttctaatttttcaaattaaGAGAATTTGATTATGCTGATTTCC
The window above is part of the Tripterygium wilfordii isolate XIE 37 chromosome 3, ASM1340144v1, whole genome shotgun sequence genome. Proteins encoded here:
- the LOC119995167 gene encoding uncharacterized protein LOC119995167 isoform X1, whose translation is MAPRKASPPSLSPIPIPIGNCEVMVEAKGFNCKSDQNSLSIFLSRNAKIRVSVREEVNRKCDNDEKAPKFEDDYGFLLVNPKDGDSFSKSCLQEVLNLYMQELPTMSYAANTGKKSSFLEQCVSNGRKYCTLLLNSKFMECSEKMLAAITYQIVPADTQYAEIPLAAVRSNYQHKGFGCLLYMELRRRLQSVGIHTIYCWGDVESEGFWIKQGFASIANVDKKGRARRLPIKSDIRRTLCFPGGSTLMVAHLNRDTLDNPADSLKFVEQLIQDGLSSRNDKADGFCQTHDAKQGCGDAAPSERVLCNNMATCGEPTNVGSSGGVNLCTCSTQNAKRKVWEASLSSLKSKKVKGSHLLDCSSESAWGLIPESDCTAPCFNGCSWEMVNNSIEGKPFEMTSKALVGKEVCSNGEYLKVMLMNIADDTKKTSLTKVIEMLGGAVTCDGSASTHVVTGKVRKTLNFCTALCSGAWVVSSSWLKESFRVGKFVDELPFILHDEDYMSKYRTDLKSTVLIARSRPRALLRGYHLCIASHVQPPIRTLSAIVRSAGGQIISGLDKVSKSSKTIFIACEEDMEEALSAAKKGIWTFSGDWLMNCIMKQELDLGAPKFSESL
- the LOC119995167 gene encoding uncharacterized protein LOC119995167 isoform X2 translates to MAPRKASPPSLSPIPIPIGNCEVMVEAKGFNCKSDQNSLSIFLSRNAKIRVSVREEVNRKCDNDEKAPKFEDDYGFLLVNPKDGDSFSKSCLQEVLNLYMQELPTMSYAANTGKKSSFLEQCVSNGKYCTLLLNSKFMECSEKMLAAITYQIVPADTQYAEIPLAAVRSNYQHKGFGCLLYMELRRRLQSVGIHTIYCWGDVESEGFWIKQGFASIANVDKKGRARRLPIKSDIRRTLCFPGGSTLMVAHLNRDTLDNPADSLKFVEQLIQDGLSSRNDKADGFCQTHDAKQGCGDAAPSERVLCNNMATCGEPTNVGSSGGVNLCTCSTQNAKRKVWEASLSSLKSKKVKGSHLLDCSSESAWGLIPESDCTAPCFNGCSWEMVNNSIEGKPFEMTSKALVGKEVCSNGEYLKVMLMNIADDTKKTSLTKVIEMLGGAVTCDGSASTHVVTGKVRKTLNFCTALCSGAWVVSSSWLKESFRVGKFVDELPFILHDEDYMSKYRTDLKSTVLIARSRPRALLRGYHLCIASHVQPPIRTLSAIVRSAGGQIISGLDKVSKSSKTIFIACEEDMEEALSAAKKGIWTFSGDWLMNCIMKQELDLGAPKFSESL
- the LOC119995167 gene encoding uncharacterized protein LOC119995167 isoform X3, translated to MAPRKASPPSLSPIPIGNCEVMVEAKGFNCKSDQNSLSIFLSRNAKIRVSVREEVNRKCDNDEKAPKFEDDYGFLLVNPKDGDSFSKSCLQEVLNLYMQELPTMSYAANTGKKSSFLEQCVSNGRKYCTLLLNSKFMECSEKMLAAITYQIVPADTQYAEIPLAAVRSNYQHKGFGCLLYMELRRRLQSVGIHTIYCWGDVESEGFWIKQGFASIANVDKKGRARRLPIKSDIRRTLCFPGGSTLMVAHLNRDTLDNPADSLKFVEQLIQDGLSSRNDKADGFCQTHDAKQGCGDAAPSERVLCNNMATCGEPTNVGSSGGVNLCTCSTQNAKRKVWEASLSSLKSKKVKGSHLLDCSSESAWGLIPESDCTAPCFNGCSWEMVNNSIEGKPFEMTSKALVGKEVCSNGEYLKVMLMNIADDTKKTSLTKVIEMLGGAVTCDGSASTHVVTGKVRKTLNFCTALCSGAWVVSSSWLKESFRVGKFVDELPFILHDEDYMSKYRTDLKSTVLIARSRPRALLRGYHLCIASHVQPPIRTLSAIVRSAGGQIISGLDKVSKSSKTIFIACEEDMEEALSAAKKGIWTFSGDWLMNCIMKQELDLGAPKFSESL